The Prevotella sp. E9-3 genome has a window encoding:
- a CDS encoding glycosyl hydrolase, which translates to MQLKRMLCCWGLASLSALSLWAANTKETVSQVTTAVELTTDIDYVVNGETPFADDGVVNIVNTDHAVLIIERVKPSKVIASLLANRVKIKGAVAKNNVNCQVRLYGTRGAMILPYASTDKPLTVYSEQNFQGEKCSDFGLENDGGYMVTLTDQKLNNRIRSFRLKRGYMVTFATQKSGYGYQRCFIANNEDLEFATLPQILDGKISSYRIFKWNTAGKKGLASNTDGSACDALNVISCYGWDTGRDMNPDVECVPNHIYEDYPSSAACGKVTWSAHMKTNNEPRNSSDDNPQSLTTILNNWQNLMRTGMRLCSPSSWDGSDYTDGSGFIKQFLDSIDARGWRCDLVDLHCYWLIDNFNNLGTMHSKYKRPLWISEWIWGASWNNNGAFESGKTDGDIAWAVEQIYNKLNSYGYVERYFYWNSESKGKLYSGGSLTQAGKKYANMLSGMGYNKSYEKVPNLPKMRGGYRDFRVNTAAGKATITWHDYDGEYNQLMEVLRKEPNGAWQVWQTVKPEDAEADYSLIDDSYTDGTRYRLHIRSFSGRDYWSSEDMEPGEPIDMGEGKLCFVGGNVLPNGDFRMGLYGWTNGQGQPLSPTWFGVYPKALTDGYFLQCLGDQGKTNEASLLTAFEVVPGADYVFRMGGQNAGEYIKVVTRPKGDENNEKNRLTLANKTFWTTQQAIFNTESHNEAVLAFRWLGGTAQLGDMELYRLFPTREEAIADGIEQTRKQAQMLMEWNTQLPALNAELQAILSVATQSQQTGPAPQAHSPQIAQIAHSTQIAHSPHHSSLSPEDLLFTITQAMENMQQAIVNKQAIDSLLIVARAVADWDFDGRELLQQAMEEASSAVSADEINNARWNLQHMLNDFLPLAEAATQPKSPSFSATDGWEVKVGTYTKGDQRTATKENLTCWNAWWSGISASEGEQQTMEIRQTVSNLPEGLYVLECKALTEHNCLSDQHGYIKVVSSDKSENSESSETPTLKRDYLDIPNTISAWQTMTSTPVYVAEDGQVTIGFKGSKKGAVDNAWRSYGVKYDDASTNTGDKREGWWCATDFRLLFHPLIKKTVAPGWGTICLPYAYRVPKGMKLYEIAGLMADYQHIALQEVEEAEPGMAYIFIADQKDVTYYVYGDARRTPVNRGKNNITGFFKSSIRAAAGSYLLRDDGAWHRITEPESPGYYQAYIIKAKGMDILDEWGGVMMPIYGVVDELGKPSGIEGMSASPAEPSALYDLQGRRRTTTANGLLIEVDQKGKARKVVR; encoded by the coding sequence ATGCAATTGAAACGAATGCTCTGTTGTTGGGGACTGGCCTCTTTGTCTGCCCTGAGCCTATGGGCTGCCAACACGAAAGAAACCGTCAGTCAGGTGACTACTGCCGTCGAACTGACCACCGATATCGATTATGTGGTGAACGGTGAGACTCCCTTTGCCGACGATGGCGTGGTGAACATCGTGAATACCGACCATGCTGTGCTCATCATTGAGCGCGTAAAACCCTCAAAGGTCATCGCATCGCTATTGGCTAACCGTGTGAAAATCAAGGGCGCCGTGGCCAAGAATAATGTGAACTGTCAGGTGCGTCTATATGGTACCCGCGGTGCCATGATTCTGCCTTACGCCTCTACCGACAAGCCTCTCACCGTCTATAGCGAACAGAACTTCCAAGGCGAAAAGTGCAGCGACTTCGGACTGGAGAACGATGGCGGCTATATGGTGACGCTCACTGACCAGAAACTGAACAACCGCATCCGCTCGTTCCGACTCAAGCGCGGCTATATGGTGACCTTCGCCACCCAGAAAAGCGGCTACGGCTATCAGCGTTGCTTTATTGCCAACAACGAAGACCTGGAGTTTGCCACACTGCCACAGATTCTCGACGGAAAAATCTCCAGCTACCGAATCTTTAAATGGAACACCGCCGGCAAGAAAGGCCTGGCCAGCAATACCGATGGCTCGGCCTGCGATGCCCTCAACGTCATCAGCTGCTACGGATGGGACACCGGTCGCGACATGAATCCCGACGTGGAGTGTGTGCCTAATCATATCTACGAGGACTATCCTTCATCGGCTGCCTGCGGAAAGGTCACGTGGTCGGCTCACATGAAGACCAACAACGAGCCCCGCAACTCGTCGGACGATAATCCGCAGTCGCTCACTACTATTCTTAACAACTGGCAAAACCTGATGCGCACCGGAATGCGCCTCTGCTCGCCCTCGTCATGGGACGGCAGCGACTATACCGACGGCTCGGGCTTCATCAAACAGTTCCTCGACAGTATCGATGCACGTGGCTGGCGATGCGACCTGGTCGATCTGCACTGCTACTGGCTCATCGACAACTTCAACAACCTGGGAACCATGCATTCGAAATACAAGCGCCCGCTGTGGATATCGGAATGGATCTGGGGCGCTTCATGGAACAATAACGGTGCCTTTGAAAGCGGAAAAACCGATGGCGACATTGCCTGGGCGGTGGAACAGATCTACAACAAACTGAACAGCTATGGCTATGTAGAGCGCTATTTCTACTGGAACAGCGAGTCGAAAGGCAAGCTATATAGTGGCGGCTCGCTCACGCAGGCCGGTAAGAAATATGCCAACATGCTTTCGGGCATGGGCTATAACAAGAGCTATGAGAAGGTGCCCAACCTGCCCAAAATGCGTGGCGGCTATCGCGACTTCCGTGTAAACACAGCTGCAGGCAAGGCCACCATCACCTGGCACGACTACGACGGTGAGTACAACCAGTTGATGGAGGTGCTGCGCAAAGAGCCGAACGGTGCCTGGCAGGTGTGGCAGACGGTGAAGCCGGAGGATGCCGAAGCCGACTACTCACTCATTGACGACAGCTATACCGACGGTACCCGCTATCGTCTGCATATACGTAGTTTCAGCGGTCGCGACTACTGGAGCTCAGAGGATATGGAACCTGGCGAGCCCATCGATATGGGTGAAGGAAAACTGTGCTTTGTGGGCGGTAATGTGTTGCCCAATGGCGACTTCCGTATGGGTCTCTATGGATGGACTAACGGACAGGGACAACCCCTCTCACCGACTTGGTTCGGCGTCTATCCGAAAGCACTCACCGATGGCTATTTCCTCCAGTGCCTGGGCGATCAGGGCAAGACCAACGAGGCCTCTCTGCTCACTGCCTTTGAGGTGGTACCGGGTGCCGACTACGTGTTTCGCATGGGCGGTCAGAATGCGGGTGAATATATCAAGGTGGTGACTCGTCCGAAGGGGGATGAGAACAACGAGAAGAACCGTCTCACCCTGGCCAACAAGACCTTCTGGACCACGCAGCAGGCCATTTTCAATACTGAGAGTCACAACGAGGCTGTACTGGCCTTCCGTTGGCTGGGCGGAACAGCCCAGTTGGGCGATATGGAACTGTACCGCCTGTTCCCCACACGCGAAGAGGCCATTGCCGACGGTATTGAACAAACCCGCAAGCAGGCACAGATGCTGATGGAATGGAACACCCAGCTGCCCGCCCTGAATGCCGAACTGCAGGCCATCCTCTCCGTTGCGACTCAGTCGCAACAAACCGGACCCGCCCCACAGGCCCATTCACCCCAAATTGCCCAAATTGCCCATTCAACCCAAATCGCCCATTCACCCCATCACTCCTCCCTCTCCCCCGAAGACCTCCTCTTCACCATCACCCAGGCCATGGAAAACATGCAGCAGGCCATTGTCAACAAGCAGGCCATCGACTCGCTGCTCATCGTTGCACGTGCCGTGGCCGACTGGGACTTCGACGGGCGCGAGCTGTTGCAGCAGGCCATGGAAGAGGCCTCCAGTGCCGTTTCTGCCGACGAGATCAACAATGCCCGCTGGAACTTGCAACACATGCTCAACGACTTCCTGCCCCTCGCCGAAGCCGCTACGCAGCCTAAATCGCCCAGTTTCAGTGCTACCGACGGCTGGGAAGTGAAGGTGGGTACTTATACCAAGGGCGATCAGCGCACGGCTACGAAGGAAAACCTCACCTGCTGGAATGCCTGGTGGAGCGGAATCAGTGCTTCCGAGGGCGAACAGCAGACCATGGAGATACGCCAAACCGTCAGCAACCTGCCCGAAGGCCTCTATGTGCTGGAGTGCAAGGCCCTGACCGAACACAACTGTCTCAGCGACCAGCACGGATATATTAAAGTAGTGTCTTCGGATAAATCAGAAAATTCAGAATCATCCGAAACCCCAACTCTGAAACGCGACTACCTGGATATTCCCAATACCATCTCGGCCTGGCAGACCATGACCTCTACTCCAGTCTATGTGGCTGAAGACGGTCAGGTGACCATCGGTTTCAAGGGCTCGAAGAAAGGTGCCGTTGATAATGCATGGCGCAGCTATGGCGTGAAATACGATGACGCATCCACCAATACCGGCGACAAGCGCGAAGGATGGTGGTGCGCCACCGACTTCCGTCTGCTTTTCCATCCGCTCATCAAGAAGACGGTCGCCCCCGGATGGGGCACCATCTGTCTGCCCTATGCCTATCGTGTGCCAAAGGGTATGAAACTCTACGAGATTGCCGGTCTGATGGCCGACTACCAGCATATTGCCCTGCAGGAGGTGGAAGAGGCCGAGCCCGGTATGGCCTATATCTTTATAGCCGACCAGAAGGATGTGACCTATTATGTATATGGTGATGCCCGTCGTACCCCCGTCAACCGCGGAAAGAACAATATCACGGGCTTCTTCAAGTCGAGCATCAGGGCCGCCGCCGGCAGTTACCTGTTGCGTGACGATGGTGCATGGCACCGTATCACCGAGCCTGAGAGTCCCGGTTACTACCAGGCCTATATCATCAAGGCCAAGGGTATGGACATCCTCGATGAATGGGGTGGAGTGATGATGCCTATCTACGGGGTCGTTGACGAACTGGGCAAGCCTTCGGGCATTGAAGGAATGAGTGCTTCGCCCGCCGAGCCCTCCGCTCTCTATGATCTGCAGGGACGCCGCCGCACAACAACTGCCAACGGTTTGCTCATCGAAGTGGATCAAAAAGGTAAAGCAAGGAAGGTTGTCAGATAA
- a CDS encoding SusC/RagA family TonB-linked outer membrane protein yields MKRLILFIFSFFNLMMAMAQEVRVSGTVSDDMGPIMMCNVVEIDNNNRIVSNVQTDFNGNFSMTVKNAKNKLKISYVGYKTQVLPIGTRTKFNVVMKDATQIQEVTVTAKRKFNSGGLAIPEREVSVAAQTFNMSEVEGLAFTSADEALQGQIAGLDIVANSGNLGAGTSMRLRGVTTINGSSEPLIVVDDNIFDNPDENFDFQNANEETYASLLSVNPSDIEDIQVLKDAAATAIWGSRGANGVISIRTKRGARGATKVDYSLRVQASWQPKGYNLLNGDDYTMMLKEMYYNPAQSANATTNINEINYNKSWAEFENWNNNTDWVKEVTQTGISQYHYLTITGGGEKANFRISAGYDHQNGTIIKQTLDRFTTKLALDYFVSDRIKFSTTFPLTYTANNRNYDDNILGRAQTTAPNMSVYRQNADGTDTDEYYIMLPSGENNEIGSSVAGTSAKQLSDIRSKGNPVAIANQAWRKEKTYRISPEFKIDYELLGKSDDKTRLKYTGLVYIDIFSKSEPKYWPGSLNTDGWTSSDYNKSQVYDYNSLALTTRHQLTFVPHFNNEDIKAQMLAKWELITGNDNSQNVVTENVPNGTTSPTLDTYLSGMSTGNGQWRSMSMVYTGHFAYKERYILGPSLRADGTTKFGDSKKWGWFPGLSAKWIIGDEPFMKWMKPVVSTLAFRPSWGIVGRQPGSQYLQYAKYNTSGVYGNVSNTRPVTYLEGLQLNKLKWERTTQINLGGDFGFLNDRITGDFNYYFKRTRDLLMSGVRIPSTAGYTSLAWANVGEMTNKGWELNIQANKFIKVGKFSASANFNISQNFNEITEMDESVLESINSTWDSSKRGQYLNRIQKGNPLGSIYGLRYKGVYQYTYEYLTNLKKRNGWDGEQLRNFINNEFLPSGKTAPIAIDNNGQVMMDSRGLPIRMVYNYSGSGDDAYKFQGGDAIYEDVNNDGQINSLDIVYLGNSNPHFNGGFGFNLQYADWSLKTSFNYREGIKIVNSAKMNLEQMFNAYNQSSAVNWRWRKNGDVTTIPRAMFDTGWNFLGSDRYVEDASFIRMSYVQLSYNFNKKLLKPLGLRRLTASLSGQNLLCFSKYSGTDPEHSPGSWGIAYDNSQTPRSKSVTFNLQVGF; encoded by the coding sequence ATGAAACGACTGATATTATTCATATTTTCATTTTTTAATCTGATGATGGCCATGGCCCAGGAAGTGCGCGTCTCTGGTACGGTGAGCGACGACATGGGTCCTATCATGATGTGTAACGTGGTCGAGATAGACAACAACAACCGTATCGTGTCGAACGTACAGACCGACTTCAACGGTAACTTCTCGATGACGGTAAAGAATGCCAAGAACAAACTGAAGATATCGTATGTGGGCTACAAGACTCAGGTGCTGCCCATCGGCACACGCACCAAGTTCAATGTAGTGATGAAAGATGCCACTCAGATTCAGGAAGTAACAGTTACCGCTAAGCGTAAGTTCAACAGCGGCGGTCTGGCCATTCCCGAACGTGAGGTTTCAGTAGCCGCACAGACTTTCAACATGAGTGAAGTGGAAGGTCTGGCCTTCACCTCTGCCGACGAGGCCCTGCAGGGTCAGATTGCCGGTCTGGACATTGTGGCCAATTCAGGTAACCTGGGTGCCGGTACTTCCATGCGCCTGCGTGGTGTGACCACCATCAACGGTTCGTCAGAACCCCTGATCGTTGTTGACGACAATATCTTCGACAACCCCGACGAGAACTTCGACTTCCAGAACGCCAATGAGGAGACCTATGCCTCACTGCTCTCTGTGAACCCCTCCGACATTGAGGATATCCAGGTACTGAAGGATGCTGCCGCTACGGCCATCTGGGGTTCGCGCGGTGCCAACGGTGTGATCAGCATCCGTACCAAGCGCGGCGCCCGCGGTGCTACCAAGGTTGACTATTCGCTGCGTGTGCAGGCCTCTTGGCAGCCAAAGGGCTACAACCTACTGAATGGTGACGACTACACCATGATGCTGAAGGAGATGTACTACAATCCTGCTCAGAGTGCTAACGCCACTACAAACATCAACGAGATTAACTACAACAAGTCGTGGGCAGAGTTTGAGAACTGGAACAACAACACCGACTGGGTGAAGGAAGTGACACAAACGGGCATCAGCCAGTATCACTACCTGACCATCACCGGTGGTGGTGAGAAGGCCAACTTCCGTATCTCGGCCGGTTACGACCACCAGAACGGTACCATTATCAAGCAGACCCTGGACCGCTTTACCACTAAGCTGGCCTTGGACTACTTCGTTTCTGACCGTATCAAGTTCTCGACAACCTTCCCCCTGACCTATACAGCCAACAACCGCAACTATGACGACAACATTCTGGGACGCGCACAGACCACGGCTCCAAACATGAGTGTATATCGTCAGAATGCCGACGGTACAGACACCGACGAGTATTACATCATGCTGCCTTCGGGCGAGAACAATGAAATCGGTTCAAGTGTGGCAGGCACCTCAGCCAAGCAACTGAGCGATATTCGTTCAAAGGGTAACCCTGTGGCTATTGCCAATCAGGCCTGGCGCAAGGAGAAAACCTATCGCATCTCGCCTGAGTTCAAGATTGACTATGAGCTGTTAGGCAAGAGCGACGACAAGACCCGACTGAAATATACCGGTCTTGTTTATATCGACATCTTCTCAAAGAGCGAGCCTAAATACTGGCCCGGCTCACTGAACACCGACGGATGGACCTCAAGCGACTACAACAAGTCACAGGTATATGACTATAACTCACTGGCACTGACCACCCGTCATCAGCTGACCTTCGTTCCTCATTTCAACAACGAGGACATCAAGGCACAGATGCTGGCCAAGTGGGAACTGATTACCGGCAACGATAACAGCCAGAACGTGGTGACAGAGAACGTGCCCAACGGCACCACCTCACCCACCCTCGACACCTACCTTTCAGGCATGTCAACAGGCAACGGCCAGTGGCGCTCCATGTCAATGGTCTATACCGGTCACTTTGCCTATAAGGAGCGTTACATCCTCGGTCCGTCACTGCGTGCCGACGGTACTACAAAGTTTGGTGACTCTAAGAAATGGGGCTGGTTCCCCGGATTGTCAGCAAAATGGATTATCGGTGACGAACCGTTCATGAAATGGATGAAGCCTGTGGTCTCTACCCTCGCCTTCCGTCCTTCTTGGGGTATCGTAGGCCGTCAGCCAGGATCTCAGTACCTGCAGTATGCCAAGTATAACACTTCGGGTGTTTACGGTAACGTCAGCAATACCCGTCCTGTTACCTACCTAGAGGGTCTGCAGCTGAACAAACTGAAATGGGAGCGTACCACACAGATCAACTTGGGTGGTGACTTCGGATTCCTGAACGACCGTATCACCGGCGACTTCAACTACTATTTCAAACGCACCCGCGACCTGCTGATGTCGGGCGTACGCATTCCATCAACCGCCGGTTACACCTCACTGGCTTGGGCCAACGTGGGCGAGATGACCAACAAGGGTTGGGAACTGAACATTCAGGCCAACAAGTTCATCAAAGTGGGCAAGTTCAGTGCATCGGCCAACTTCAATATCTCTCAGAACTTCAATGAGATTACTGAAATGGACGAGAGCGTGCTGGAAAGCATCAACTCTACTTGGGACTCGAGCAAGCGCGGTCAGTACCTGAACCGTATTCAGAAGGGCAACCCACTCGGTTCTATCTATGGTCTGCGCTATAAGGGCGTTTATCAGTACACCTATGAATACCTGACCAACCTGAAGAAACGCAATGGTTGGGATGGCGAGCAGCTGCGCAACTTCATCAACAACGAGTTCCTGCCCAGCGGCAAGACAGCTCCTATCGCCATCGACAACAACGGACAGGTGATGATGGACTCAAGGGGGCTGCCCATCCGCATGGTTTACAACTATAGCGGCAGTGGCGATGATGCCTACAAGTTCCAGGGTGGTGATGCCATCTATGAGGACGTGAACAACGACGGACAGATCAACTCGCTGGATATCGTTTATCTGGGCAACTCGAACCCCCACTTCAATGGCGGTTTCGGTTTCAACCTCCAGTATGCTGACTGGTCACTGAAAACCAGCTTCAACTATCGTGAGGGTATCAAGATTGTGAACTCAGCGAAGATGAACCTGGAACAGATGTTCAATGCCTACAACCAGAGCTCGGCTGTAAACTGGCGCTGGCGTAAGAACGGCGATGTGACCACCATACCACGCGCCATGTTTGACACAGGTTGGAACTTCCTGGGCAGCGACCGATACGTAGAGGATGCATCTTTCATCCGTATGAGCTATGTACAGTTGAGCTATAACTTCAACAAGAAACTGCTCAAGCCTCTTGGCCTGCGCCGTCTGACAGCCAGTCTGTCGGGACAGAACCTGCTCTGCTTCAGCAAGTACAGCGGCACCGACCCTGAACACTCACCCGGTTCGTGGGGTATTGCCTACGATAACTCGCAGACTCCACGTTCTAAGTCAGTAACTTTCAACCTGCAGGTGGGATTCTAA
- a CDS encoding fasciclin domain-containing protein — protein MNNHFTLLARRTCMGFCMAIVCGGFTACKDDYDLDDEGNYPSWLGGSIYETLQNPEMVNTDEKVILSGTFKNYLRLIDDLGYDETLAKTGSKTIFPANDEAFERFFANNQWGVKSYEELTEPMKKQLLYASMLDNTLLVEMLSNIPNDNTSVTQGQAMKHQTAANIIDTISFWNTEEKMPKNNSYWTKYIDRGIHLVMDATRPMMVHFTEEQMTTNAITTQGKNSDFEVITGTPYNAQEHSAYIFRNKIIGPDVTCKNGYIHQMQDVLVPPGNLAELIRNNGESNLFSRMLDRFSAPYKNMGVTKNYNDYAQANNLALVDTIFEMRYMSVYSQGDSLNKDPNGINFPELLPYDPGWNNYNNGTGENSYKDIAAMFVPTDDALANFFLPGGEGEFLIKQFGKQANTLGNLSENIDSIPLKNINQLVSNLMKKSFVNTVPSKFGHVMDEASDPMGLSLDVINKNADGSFDVKIANNGVAYMLNKMFAPPSLVAVSAPVTLKDNMKVMNEAVYDGKTRNVIKLGLNYYAYLLAMSANYAFFIPTDEAFATYYVDPAYLKESQPRALKFYWQNKTPYLFCEQYEYDPVNKTIGNLIPKSVSASEYKSQLIDILNYHTVVLGNGETIGSNGNKYYKTKHGGAICYIHNNEKVPTTDGKVIYKGGTVTGGAPIDGDIVLPNVTEAENKQNGVAYTLDHIIQAPQQSVLNVLQDNTQFSEFLKLCNWHIDTTDEDFSIEDLMEFASDKLVKESNITHKKGMDAYRTFIAKGGLTDNVNYFNTYNYTVYAPNDNAMQTAYGLGLPTWNDVKAVYDVWSEQWKNEKAEGKKTGSFSEDVQNARNQVLAMVEEINTFVRYHFQDNSVFADNVVESGEYPTATSDTLGIRQKLNVSGGSNKLVVKDRRGQTITINANDASHLSNALTRDYIFTNHAISTSSFATVHEISTPLNTHTNRGVAGQDNGRYDFMWKAKGAAARLNKFRKQYESYLWKRYIKD, from the coding sequence ATGAATAACCACTTTACTCTACTGGCCAGGCGAACCTGTATGGGATTCTGTATGGCCATTGTTTGTGGAGGATTCACCGCCTGTAAGGACGATTATGATCTGGACGATGAGGGTAACTATCCCTCTTGGCTGGGTGGCAGCATTTACGAAACGCTGCAAAATCCAGAAATGGTGAACACCGACGAAAAGGTCATTCTCTCGGGAACCTTCAAAAACTACTTGCGGCTCATCGACGATTTGGGGTATGACGAGACATTGGCAAAAACTGGTTCGAAAACCATTTTCCCTGCTAATGACGAGGCTTTTGAGCGTTTCTTTGCCAACAACCAATGGGGAGTGAAAAGCTATGAGGAACTGACAGAGCCCATGAAGAAACAACTGCTCTATGCCTCAATGCTCGACAACACATTGTTGGTGGAAATGCTTTCGAACATTCCCAACGACAACACCTCAGTAACTCAGGGCCAAGCCATGAAACACCAGACGGCTGCCAATATTATTGACACCATCTCCTTCTGGAACACAGAGGAAAAAATGCCCAAGAACAATAGTTACTGGACAAAATATATAGACCGCGGTATTCACCTGGTAATGGACGCCACCCGTCCGATGATGGTGCATTTCACCGAGGAACAGATGACCACCAACGCTATCACCACACAGGGAAAGAACAGCGACTTTGAGGTGATCACCGGTACGCCTTATAACGCACAGGAACATTCGGCCTACATTTTCCGTAACAAGATTATCGGTCCCGATGTGACCTGTAAGAACGGCTATATACACCAGATGCAGGACGTTCTGGTGCCACCGGGAAACCTGGCAGAGCTGATTCGCAACAATGGCGAGAGCAACCTGTTCAGCCGTATGCTCGACCGTTTCTCCGCCCCCTACAAGAACATGGGTGTTACGAAGAACTACAACGACTATGCCCAGGCCAACAACCTGGCACTGGTAGATACCATCTTCGAGATGCGCTATATGAGTGTGTACTCACAGGGCGACTCTCTGAACAAGGACCCCAACGGCATCAACTTCCCCGAACTGTTGCCTTACGATCCAGGATGGAACAACTATAACAATGGTACGGGCGAGAACAGCTATAAGGATATTGCAGCCATGTTCGTGCCTACCGATGACGCACTGGCCAACTTCTTCCTGCCCGGCGGCGAGGGTGAGTTCCTGATCAAACAGTTCGGCAAACAGGCCAACACACTTGGAAACCTGTCTGAGAACATCGACTCTATCCCCTTGAAGAACATCAACCAGCTGGTGAGCAACCTGATGAAGAAATCGTTCGTGAACACCGTTCCTTCAAAGTTCGGACACGTGATGGACGAAGCCAGCGACCCCATGGGCCTCTCGCTTGACGTGATCAACAAGAACGCCGACGGTTCGTTCGACGTGAAGATTGCCAACAATGGTGTGGCCTATATGCTGAACAAGATGTTTGCTCCACCCTCACTGGTGGCCGTATCAGCTCCTGTCACACTGAAGGACAACATGAAGGTGATGAACGAGGCAGTGTATGACGGTAAGACCCGTAATGTGATTAAACTGGGTCTGAACTACTATGCCTATCTGCTGGCCATGAGCGCCAACTACGCTTTCTTCATTCCTACCGACGAGGCTTTTGCCACCTATTATGTGGACCCTGCCTACCTGAAGGAGAGTCAGCCCCGCGCCCTGAAGTTCTACTGGCAGAACAAGACTCCTTACCTGTTCTGTGAGCAGTATGAGTACGACCCCGTGAACAAGACCATTGGTAATCTGATTCCAAAGTCTGTTTCGGCTTCGGAATACAAGTCACAGCTCATCGATATTCTGAACTACCACACCGTGGTACTCGGCAACGGCGAGACCATTGGTTCGAATGGCAACAAATACTATAAGACCAAGCACGGCGGTGCCATCTGTTATATCCATAACAACGAGAAGGTGCCCACTACCGACGGCAAGGTGATCTATAAAGGCGGTACCGTTACTGGCGGCGCTCCCATTGACGGCGACATTGTACTGCCCAACGTGACAGAAGCCGAGAACAAGCAGAACGGTGTGGCCTATACGCTGGACCACATTATTCAGGCTCCACAGCAGTCGGTGCTCAACGTACTGCAGGACAACACGCAGTTCAGTGAGTTCCTGAAACTGTGTAACTGGCATATTGACACCACCGATGAAGACTTCAGCATAGAAGACCTGATGGAGTTTGCCAGCGACAAACTGGTGAAGGAGAGCAATATCACCCACAAAAAGGGTATGGATGCCTATCGCACCTTCATTGCCAAAGGTGGTCTGACCGACAATGTGAACTATTTCAACACCTATAACTACACTGTTTATGCGCCTAACGACAATGCCATGCAGACCGCTTACGGACTGGGACTGCCCACTTGGAACGACGTGAAAGCCGTTTACGACGTATGGTCAGAACAGTGGAAGAACGAGAAAGCAGAAGGCAAGAAGACCGGTTCGTTCAGCGAGGATGTACAGAATGCCCGCAACCAAGTGCTGGCCATGGTGGAGGAAATCAACACCTTCGTGCGCTATCACTTCCAGGACAACTCGGTATTTGCCGACAATGTAGTGGAGAGTGGTGAGTATCCCACCGCTACTTCCGATACACTGGGTATTCGCCAGAAACTGAACGTGAGTGGCGGCAGCAACAAACTGGTGGTCAAAGACCGTCGCGGTCAGACCATCACCATCAACGCCAATGATGCCAGCCACTTGTCGAATGCACTGACACGTGACTACATATTCACCAATCATGCCATCTCAACCTCATCGTTTGCCACTGTCCATGAAATCAGCACTCCACTGAACACCCATACCAACCGCGGTGTGGCCGGACAGGACAATGGTCGCTATGACTTTATGTGGAAGGCCAAGGGAGCTGCTGCCCGACTGAACAAATTCAGGAAGCAGTACGAGAGCTACTTATGGAAACGATATATTAAGGATTGA